One window of the Mycteria americana isolate JAX WOST 10 ecotype Jacksonville Zoo and Gardens unplaced genomic scaffold, USCA_MyAme_1.0 Scaffold_37, whole genome shotgun sequence genome contains the following:
- the LOC142403513 gene encoding olfactory receptor 14C36-like, producing MSNNSSSITQFLLLAFADMRELQLLHFWLFLGIYLAALLGNGLIITAIACDHHLHTPMYFFLLNLSLLDLGSISTTVPKSMANSLWDTRTISYGGCAAQVFWFLFFVSSEYYLLTVMAYDRYVAICKPLHYVTVMDSRACIKMAAAAWGSGFLNAVLHVGNTFSIPFCQGNAVEQFFCEIPQLLKLSCSHSYVRKAGFTVVSLCVACGCFLFLVLSYVQIFTVVLRIPSEQGRHKAFSTCLPHVAVVSLFASSAMFAYLKSYSSSSPALNLVVAVLYAVVPPAVNPLIYSMRNQELKEALKRLIRCLLLQQE from the coding sequence ATGTCcaacaacagcagctccatcacccagttcctcctcctggcatttgcagacatgcgggagctgcagctcttgcacttctggctcttcctgggcatctacctggctgccctcctgggcaacggcctcatcatcaccgccatagcctgtgaccaccatctccacacccccatgtacttcttcctcctcaacctctccctcctcgacttggggtccatctccaccactgtccccaaatccatggccaattccctctgggacaccaggaccatttcctatggaggatgtgctgcccaggtcttttggtttctcttctttgtttcttcagagtaTTATCTTCTGaccgtcatggcctatgaccgctatgtagccatctgcaaacccctgcactatgtgACCGTCATGGACAGCCGAGCTTGcatcaaaatggcagcagctgcctggggcagtggtttcctcaatGCGGTGCTGCACGttggaaacacattttccattccattctgccaaggcaatgctgtggagcagttcttctgtgaaatcccccagctcctcaagctctcctgctcgcACTCCTACGTCAGGAAAGCTGGGTTTACTGTGGTCAGTCTTTGCGTAGCTTGTgggtgttttctgttccttgtcctgtcctatgtgcagatatTCACGgttgtgctgaggatcccctctgagcagggacggcacaaggccttttccacgtgcctccctcacgtggccgtggtctccctgtttgccagctctgccatgtttgcctacctgaagtcCTACTCAAGCTCATCCCCAGCTCTGAATCTTGTGGTGGCCGTTCTGTAtgcagtggtgcctccagcagtgaaccccctcatctacagcatgaggaatcAGGAGCTCAAAGAGGCACTAAAGAGACTGATCCGctgtctgctgttgcagcaggaaTAA